One Rhipicephalus microplus isolate Deutch F79 chromosome 4, USDA_Rmic, whole genome shotgun sequence genomic window carries:
- the LOC119172036 gene encoding sarcoplasmic calcium-binding proteins I, III, and IV: MSVFRHRHLYTFHNFWDFNKDGILTWDDFNIIAEYYTKLQRHGKLEKEVYERWKSILERWWNELTEHADFNKDRIVEFDEWLKFFTNLGKSTKSVKDLPDFLQKYLHLFFLIMDSNKDGLVCAKDYKKYLKTHNLDISRADECFKEMLNEEDAENGNAMTSDRFTATVYECWVSQDNNCKGKYICGPYDSTPMEELEKKNKKRPV, translated from the exons ATGTCTGTTTTCAGGCACCGACATCTGTACACGTTTCACAATTTCTGGG ACTTTAACAAAGACGGAATATTGACATGGGACGACTTCAACATTATTGCCGAG TACTACACCAAGTTGCAGCGCCACGGCAAGCTCGAAAAGGAGGTCTACGAAAGGTGGAAGTCGATTCTCGAACGATGGTGGAACGAACTGACGGAGCACgcagactttaacaaa GACCGCATCGTGGAATTCGACGAATGGCTCAAGTTTTTCACTAATCTTGGAAAAAGCACCAAGAGCGTCAAAGACCTGCCGGACTTTTTGCAGAAATACCTGCATTTGTTTTTCCTCATCATGGACTCGAACA AGGACGGCCTAGTATGtgccaaggactacaagaagtaCCTCAAAACTCACAATCTCGACATAAGCAGAGCGGATGAGTGCTTCAAGGAAATGCTCAAT GAGGAAGATGCTGAGAACGGAAACGCCATGACGTCGGATCGTTTTACGGCCACCGTCTACGAATGCTGGGTATCACAAGACAACAATTGCAAAGGGAAATACATCTGCGGACCCTACGACTCAACACCCATGGAAGAGCTCGAAAAGAAGAACAAGAAGCGACCAGTCTGA